Proteins encoded together in one Elusimicrobiota bacterium window:
- the thiD gene encoding bifunctional hydroxymethylpyrimidine kinase/phosphomethylpyrimidine kinase produces MNEVRLSCPTLPYGRVSSTRQDRPPVPRVLTIAGSDSGGGAGIQADLKTFAALKVYGMSVVTAITAQNTRGVLAAMDMPPQLIVKQFEAVADDLGVDAVKTGMLSNAAIVETVSAILTRCRFHNLVIDPVMVAKGGSVLLKIDAREALIKRLLPLAGIVTPNLPEAEALIGRRIIGAAAMRAAARSIVAFGPRAVLLKGGHTRGARCKDILFDRVRFLTLDGPRINSRHTHGTGCTLSAALAAYLALGLNLREAALRAKDYVAGAICAAPGLGSGCGPILHHWNAP; encoded by the coding sequence ATGAATGAAGTTCGCCTTTCCTGCCCAACCCTGCCCTATGGTCGGGTCTCATCAACTCGACAAGACCGTCCTCCGGTTCCTCGGGTATTGACCATCGCTGGCTCGGACTCTGGCGGTGGCGCAGGCATTCAAGCCGACCTGAAGACTTTCGCGGCGCTGAAAGTCTATGGGATGAGCGTCGTCACAGCGATCACCGCACAGAACACGCGCGGGGTGCTGGCGGCCATGGACATGCCCCCGCAACTCATCGTCAAGCAGTTTGAGGCGGTCGCTGATGATCTCGGTGTTGACGCGGTCAAAACAGGGATGCTGTCTAACGCCGCGATCGTCGAGACGGTTTCGGCGATTCTGACCCGCTGTCGATTCCATAATCTGGTCATCGACCCCGTCATGGTGGCCAAGGGCGGATCGGTTTTACTGAAAATCGACGCGCGGGAAGCTTTAATCAAGCGTCTATTGCCGCTGGCAGGGATCGTAACGCCGAATCTGCCGGAGGCGGAGGCTCTCATTGGGCGGCGAATTATCGGCGCAGCCGCGATGCGCGCGGCGGCGCGCAGCATAGTCGCCTTCGGTCCGCGAGCCGTCTTGCTCAAGGGTGGTCATACGCGGGGCGCTCGCTGCAAGGATATTCTGTTCGATCGGGTCAGATTCCTAACATTGGACGGCCCAAGAATCAATTCACGCCATACTCATGGAACCGGCTGCACTTTGTCTGCTGCCTTGGCGGCCTATTTGGCGCTGGGGCTGAATTTGCGCGAGGCGGCGCTGCGCGCGAAAGATTACGTTGCTGGAGCGATCTGCGCCGCTCCGGGACTCGGTTCCGGCTGCGGGCCGATTCTCCATCACTGGAACGCGCCATGA
- a CDS encoding AIR synthase: MKKEELPSIGKIPPEIFDAIIYPRLGARSKRILTGPRHGVDCGIVDLGGGQVMAVTCDPLFVVPQYGWERAAWFAFHILASDIATSGLKPAYLAVDMNLPLTTSRADLEAFWSVFHRECVKYGVSIVTGHTAKYAGCQYPMIGGATMMAMGRRDSYVTTEMARPGDMIIITKGAAIEAAGLFAVTFPRFIAERCGTDFACQAEKLFWQMSTVDDALAAAAIGLRDRGVSAMHDATECGVWGGLYEIARASGVGLHIDQGAVPVSDAAAKICELFRIDPYASISEGTLLLTCREHHTGRLMKAFKRRGIPAAVIGEILRPERGIKILSGRRERTLTHPVVDPFWQAYSRALDALL; encoded by the coding sequence ATGAAAAAAGAAGAATTGCCGAGCATTGGAAAGATTCCTCCGGAAATATTCGACGCCATTATCTATCCACGGCTAGGAGCGCGCTCGAAACGAATATTGACCGGGCCGCGCCACGGCGTCGACTGTGGGATCGTGGACCTGGGTGGAGGCCAGGTGATGGCGGTAACCTGCGACCCCTTATTCGTCGTTCCTCAGTATGGTTGGGAACGCGCCGCATGGTTTGCATTTCATATCCTGGCCTCGGATATCGCCACCAGCGGCCTCAAGCCGGCCTACTTGGCCGTGGACATGAATCTGCCGCTGACGACAAGCCGCGCGGATCTGGAGGCATTCTGGAGCGTGTTCCACCGAGAGTGCGTGAAATACGGCGTTAGCATCGTGACCGGGCACACGGCGAAATACGCGGGATGCCAGTACCCAATGATCGGTGGAGCGACGATGATGGCCATGGGTCGCCGCGACAGCTATGTAACGACCGAAATGGCGCGTCCCGGAGATATGATCATAATCACGAAAGGAGCCGCCATAGAGGCGGCCGGTCTTTTTGCGGTCACTTTCCCTCGCTTCATCGCGGAACGTTGCGGCACCGACTTCGCGTGCCAGGCGGAAAAATTATTTTGGCAGATGTCGACGGTCGATGATGCATTGGCCGCAGCGGCGATTGGGTTGCGTGACCGCGGCGTCAGTGCCATGCACGACGCAACCGAGTGTGGAGTTTGGGGCGGCCTCTACGAAATAGCACGCGCTTCTGGCGTAGGCCTGCATATTGATCAGGGTGCTGTGCCGGTATCCGATGCGGCAGCCAAGATATGCGAGTTATTTCGCATCGACCCGTACGCTTCGATTAGCGAGGGGACGTTGTTGTTGACCTGCCGGGAGCACCACACCGGCCGCTTAATGAAAGCTTTCAAGCGTCGAGGCATCCCTGCCGCTGTTATCGGAGAAATCCTCCGACCAGAGAGGGGAATTAAAATCTTGAGCGGGAGACGCGAACGAACGCTCACGCATCCGGTTGTCGATCCTTTCTGGCAAGCTTATTCGCGGGCGCTTGACGCGCTCTTGTGA
- a CDS encoding thiamine phosphate synthase, which produces MNSGLGRLHVITDERLILRRNFLERIRQVAASGVQIIQFREKSSLLRDRAELGQELSAQTKRLGIKLIVNDDPLLARLIKADGVHLGAVDPPVEAAHELLGPNAIIGVSCYGDLAHAIEMERRGASYVSFGAFFPSPTKPDEPLLPMEILGKARRRMTVPIVAIGGVTAANAGALMRAGADSVAVVSAAFAARNAGRAVETLNHSLEYTL; this is translated from the coding sequence ATGAACTCAGGACTTGGTCGACTCCACGTGATTACGGATGAACGATTAATCCTGCGCCGGAATTTCTTAGAGCGCATCCGGCAGGTGGCTGCATCTGGCGTCCAGATTATTCAATTTCGCGAGAAGTCCTCACTGCTGCGCGACCGAGCGGAATTGGGACAAGAGCTTTCCGCGCAAACAAAGCGTCTAGGCATCAAGCTGATCGTCAACGATGACCCGTTGCTGGCGCGCTTGATCAAGGCTGACGGTGTGCATCTCGGAGCGGTGGATCCACCGGTGGAAGCGGCACACGAGCTCCTCGGCCCAAATGCGATCATCGGCGTCTCTTGTTACGGCGACCTCGCGCATGCCATTGAAATGGAGCGCCGCGGAGCAAGCTATGTGTCTTTTGGCGCGTTTTTTCCTTCACCGACAAAACCCGACGAGCCGTTGCTCCCCATGGAGATTCTCGGAAAGGCGCGACGACGCATGACCGTACCGATCGTGGCCATCGGCGGAGTCACCGCGGCCAACGCAGGCGCGCTCATGCGCGCGGGCGCGGACTCCGTAGCGGTGGTTTCAGCTGCTTTTGCGGCCCGCAATGCCGGTCGTGCCGTTGAAACGTTAAACCATAGTCTAGAGTACACTCTATGA